A region from the Streptomyces lydicus genome encodes:
- a CDS encoding DUF1266 domain-containing protein, which produces MPPTDTERRLYEATARGDWDGQIAAIAGEDLFLAAPQQGQDPLPVYDDPAAGGKCIPVLTRGMLPPWQPQQFFDRVSLEELAQDWPNDKWRLAVNPGTPCAVYLAASPAHRTGWLRWRAQVGARPGGLLVTHFGGPLHGPLAQGLACGAPLAVHHSVPWNELGTAFLDHAADAQTLHDQWSVTDPAGWQQRLDQLLGGQFVPAETETALRARAGGREAGAGAGAVGGAGDAADSADSADETDATDATDATSASRTDEAGAGSPDAAAMPAVPELVTRYEERFRADGLLPPADGRVVSLVALDLAHAVALVRWGLGARLCAPQQAEQAVTRAGAKAREVYGSWEEFAAGYALGRMLAFDNGWFGPEYAQAVHLHRVLTQDPASPWRGLPFA; this is translated from the coding sequence ATACCGCCGACGGATACCGAGCGGCGGCTGTACGAAGCGACGGCGCGTGGGGACTGGGACGGTCAGATCGCGGCGATCGCCGGTGAGGACCTGTTTCTGGCGGCACCGCAGCAGGGCCAGGACCCGCTGCCCGTCTACGACGACCCGGCGGCGGGTGGTAAGTGCATTCCCGTCCTGACCCGCGGCATGCTGCCGCCGTGGCAGCCGCAGCAGTTCTTCGACCGGGTTTCGCTGGAGGAGCTGGCGCAGGACTGGCCGAACGACAAATGGCGGCTCGCGGTCAATCCCGGGACGCCGTGCGCCGTGTACCTGGCCGCCTCCCCGGCCCACCGCACCGGCTGGCTGCGCTGGCGCGCCCAGGTCGGGGCCCGACCCGGCGGCCTGCTCGTCACGCACTTCGGCGGTCCGCTGCACGGCCCGCTGGCACAGGGGCTGGCGTGCGGTGCGCCGCTCGCGGTGCACCACAGCGTGCCGTGGAACGAACTCGGTACGGCCTTCCTCGATCACGCCGCCGACGCACAGACACTGCACGATCAGTGGTCGGTGACCGACCCCGCCGGTTGGCAGCAGCGCCTGGACCAGTTGCTCGGCGGGCAGTTCGTACCGGCGGAGACGGAGACCGCGCTGCGGGCACGGGCGGGCGGGCGCGAGGCCGGGGCCGGGGCGGGGGCCGTTGGGGGTGCCGGGGACGCTGCGGACTCGGCGGACTCGGCGGACGAGACGGATGCGACGGATGCGACGGATGCGACGAGCGCGAGCCGGACCGATGAGGCCGGGGCCGGCTCCCCGGACGCCGCCGCCATGCCGGCCGTCCCCGAGCTCGTGACCAGGTACGAAGAGCGGTTCCGCGCCGACGGGCTGCTGCCGCCGGCGGACGGCCGGGTCGTGTCCCTCGTCGCGCTGGACCTCGCACATGCCGTCGCGCTCGTCCGCTGGGGCCTGGGCGCCCGGCTGTGCGCACCGCAGCAGGCCGAGCAGGCCGTGACGCGGGCCGGCGCGAAGGCCAGGGAGGTGTACGGCTCGTGGGAGGAGTTCGCTGCGGGCTACGCACTGGGCCGGATGCTGGCCTTCGACAACGGCTGGTTCGGGCCGGAGTACGCGCAGGCCGTGCACCTGCACCGGGTCCTCACCCAGGACCCGGCCTCGCCGTGGCGCGGTCTGCCGTTCGCTTGA
- a CDS encoding class I SAM-dependent methyltransferase → MSNDERPAPGHGAHDTAQIDWEVFGPLLERGAELHLPLYEQAAAWLRQLLVEAAAAGGHKGVDRVLDVGSGPGVVSCLLARAFPAAEVVAVDASAALLERAHARAGRLGLGDRVRTHLAELPDGLDALGGADLIWSARTLHHVGDQRAAVAALGAHLRPGGLLAVSEGGLTTRFLPRDIGIGRPGLQSRLDAACEDWFVEMRAALPGAVDDTEDWPAFLADAGLRTPRTRSFLLDLPAPLTGDARAYLQDHLSQGLDLYGDRLGEDDHTTLARLADPDDAVGIARRPDAFLLSAQTVHTARAQQ, encoded by the coding sequence ATGAGCAACGACGAACGGCCCGCACCCGGGCACGGCGCCCACGACACGGCGCAGATCGACTGGGAGGTGTTCGGCCCGCTCCTCGAACGGGGCGCCGAGCTGCACCTGCCGCTCTACGAGCAGGCCGCGGCCTGGCTGCGGCAGCTCCTCGTCGAGGCGGCCGCGGCCGGGGGCCACAAGGGCGTGGACCGGGTGCTCGACGTCGGCAGCGGGCCGGGCGTCGTCAGCTGTCTGCTGGCCCGGGCCTTCCCCGCCGCCGAGGTGGTCGCCGTGGACGCGAGCGCGGCACTTCTGGAGCGGGCACACGCCCGGGCCGGGCGCCTCGGTCTCGGCGACCGGGTCCGCACCCATCTCGCCGAACTCCCTGACGGGCTCGACGCCCTCGGCGGCGCCGACCTCATCTGGTCCGCCAGGACCCTGCACCACGTCGGTGACCAGCGTGCCGCGGTCGCCGCCCTCGGCGCTCATCTGCGGCCCGGCGGGCTGCTCGCCGTCTCCGAGGGCGGCCTCACCACCCGCTTCCTGCCGCGCGACATCGGCATCGGGCGCCCAGGACTGCAGTCCCGGCTCGACGCGGCCTGCGAGGACTGGTTCGTGGAGATGCGCGCGGCGCTGCCCGGCGCCGTCGACGACACCGAGGACTGGCCCGCCTTCCTCGCCGACGCCGGCCTGCGCACCCCGCGCACCCGCAGTTTTCTGCTGGACCTGCCGGCCCCGCTGACCGGGGATGCGCGCGCCTACCTCCAGGACCACCTGTCCCAGGGGCTCGACCTGTACGGCGACCGCCTGGGCGAGGACGACCACACCACCCTCGCCCGTCTCGCCGACCCCGATGACGCCGTCGGTATCGCCCGCCGCCCCGATGCCTTCCTGCTGTCCGCGCAGACCGTCCACACGGCCCGCGCGCAGCAGTGA
- a CDS encoding AMP-dependent synthetase/ligase, translating into MREFTVPPLATAPRVGGLADAVYEYAEADPERVAFARKDDAGNWQNVTAGTFRDEVIALAKGLLAQGVRFGDRVGIMSRTRYEWTLFDFALWSIGVQSVPLYPTSSAEQVFWMLHNAGVSACLVEHEDHAMTIGSVIDRLPQLRKLWQLDADPVAELTAAGAHIDDDVVHRHRMAVTPDATATIIYTSGTTGRPKGCVITHANFMAEADNIVLRHETVFTSKGDEEAATLLFLPLAHVFGRMVQVAAVRGRVKLGHQPELAARALLPDLQTFRPTFILAVPYIFEKVFAAARRKAEADGKAGPFDKAVEIAVRYAEAQEHKAFGTGSGPSAALRMQHQFFDKVVYSKVRAAMGGRVRHAMSGGSAMERRLGLFFDGAGVRIFEGYGLTESTAAATANPPERTRFGTVGTPVPGTTVHIAEDGEIWLYGGQIFHGYHNDPKATDAVLHDGWFSTGDLGALDEDGYLTITGRKKEILVTSGGKTVSPVGLEERVRAHPLVAQCIVVGNDRPFIAALVTLDPEAVAHWLAMREKPEMRPTDLVRDPDLETEIRRAVVAANTLVSQAESIRTFRILANQFSEEHGLLTPSLKLKRKAIETTYQVEVDALYQS; encoded by the coding sequence TTGCGCGAGTTCACCGTCCCGCCTCTGGCGACCGCGCCCCGGGTCGGCGGGCTGGCGGACGCCGTCTACGAGTACGCCGAAGCCGACCCCGAGCGCGTCGCCTTCGCCCGTAAGGACGATGCGGGCAACTGGCAGAACGTCACCGCCGGAACATTCCGGGACGAGGTCATCGCACTGGCCAAGGGTCTGCTGGCGCAGGGCGTCCGGTTCGGCGACCGCGTCGGCATCATGTCGCGTACGCGCTATGAGTGGACCCTGTTCGACTTCGCACTGTGGTCGATCGGCGTCCAGTCCGTACCGCTGTATCCGACGTCGTCGGCGGAGCAGGTCTTCTGGATGCTGCACAACGCGGGCGTCTCGGCCTGCCTGGTCGAGCACGAGGACCATGCGATGACCATCGGCTCGGTCATCGACCGGCTTCCCCAGCTGCGCAAGCTGTGGCAGCTGGACGCCGACCCGGTGGCCGAACTGACCGCGGCAGGTGCGCATATCGACGACGATGTCGTGCACCGCCACCGGATGGCCGTCACCCCGGACGCCACCGCGACGATCATCTACACCTCCGGCACCACCGGCCGCCCCAAGGGCTGCGTGATCACCCACGCCAACTTCATGGCCGAGGCCGACAACATCGTGCTGCGCCACGAGACGGTCTTCACCTCCAAGGGCGACGAGGAAGCCGCCACCCTGCTGTTCCTGCCGCTGGCGCATGTCTTCGGGCGGATGGTCCAGGTCGCCGCGGTGCGCGGCCGGGTCAAGCTGGGCCACCAGCCCGAGCTGGCGGCCCGTGCGCTCCTGCCTGACCTGCAGACGTTCCGGCCGACTTTCATCCTGGCGGTGCCGTACATCTTCGAGAAGGTCTTCGCCGCGGCCCGGCGCAAGGCCGAGGCGGACGGCAAGGCCGGACCGTTCGACAAGGCCGTCGAGATCGCGGTCCGCTACGCCGAGGCACAGGAGCACAAGGCCTTCGGCACCGGGTCCGGTCCGAGCGCCGCGCTGCGGATGCAGCATCAGTTCTTCGACAAGGTGGTCTACAGCAAGGTCCGGGCGGCGATGGGCGGCCGGGTGCGGCACGCGATGTCGGGCGGCTCCGCGATGGAGCGCCGGCTCGGGCTGTTCTTCGACGGCGCCGGCGTCCGGATCTTCGAGGGCTACGGCCTGACGGAGAGCACCGCTGCCGCCACCGCCAACCCGCCCGAGCGGACCCGCTTCGGCACCGTCGGCACCCCCGTCCCCGGCACCACCGTGCACATCGCGGAGGACGGCGAGATCTGGCTGTACGGCGGGCAGATCTTCCACGGCTACCACAACGACCCCAAGGCGACCGATGCCGTGCTGCACGACGGCTGGTTCTCCACGGGCGACCTGGGCGCACTGGACGAGGACGGCTATCTGACGATCACCGGCCGCAAGAAGGAGATCCTGGTCACCTCCGGCGGCAAGACGGTCTCGCCGGTGGGCCTGGAGGAGCGGGTGCGGGCGCATCCGCTGGTCGCCCAGTGCATCGTCGTGGGCAACGACCGGCCGTTCATCGCGGCGCTGGTGACCCTGGACCCGGAGGCGGTCGCGCACTGGCTGGCCATGCGGGAGAAGCCGGAGATGCGGCCGACCGACCTGGTGCGCGACCCGGACCTGGAGACCGAGATCCGGCGCGCCGTGGTCGCCGCCAACACGCTGGTCTCGCAGGCCGAGTCGATCCGTACGTTCCGGATACTGGCCAACCAGTTCAGCGAGGAGCACGGGCTGCTGACCCCGTCGCTGAAGCTCAAGCGCAAGGCGATCGAGACGACCTACCAGGTCGAGGTGGACGCGCTGTACCAGTCGTGA
- a CDS encoding exo-alpha-sialidase: protein MTSVLRAHHSPRCRPRHRRAVALLTALTATALALLPTAPAHAHSAPDRASDSAGAAAAAPSPAGGFEQQILFKSSREQGYFCFRIPAVVKSVHGTLLAFAEGRRHDCGDAGDIDLVLKRSADGGRTWGPLQVVNHGNGDTHGNPAPLVDHRTGRIVLAETYNKGRADGLSCEVPCDRTPHLQYSDDDGATWSAPRDLTAAVRPPQWNSWYATGPLHGIQLTRGRHAGRLVFGINSESYADHRVTANHAALVHSDDGGATWKVGALDTWPVAADGTFRQKPSEMALLERSDGSVYVNGREQDGTDLGHRTAAVSRDGGNSFAAPFRALPDLYTPMVQGSALRLPHPHAGRSRTLFAAPADPDRRRTMTIRSSWDEGRTWESVDRGARVTTDWSGYSDLVAVSDDVTGLMYEGGAVDARDEIRFARFTEDWLGPRRGPDPATGDAAPGARPAVVLGGARTTGGRFGQALSFDGSDDAVRLPYRGSLPLGTRDFTCSLWLRYDATTGEQPLLWMGGVGSKSPQVAVEGDPGHHRIVARVTAVDGPAPAATAQAVTHDAYNDGNWHQLALRRTGGRLLLTVDGGETTVVPDVPGSVSRGSVFGVHLGQRPDGRAQFTGALDEVRVYRRALTDAELSRVRGANAPVGGPLVLGLSLDRVRGTARS, encoded by the coding sequence ATGACGTCAGTTCTCCGCGCACACCACAGCCCCCGCTGCAGACCCCGGCACCGCCGCGCCGTGGCCCTGCTCACCGCGCTGACCGCCACCGCCCTCGCCCTTCTGCCGACCGCCCCCGCACACGCACACTCCGCGCCTGACAGGGCATCGGACAGTGCCGGTGCCGCCGCCGCGGCGCCCTCCCCCGCCGGCGGCTTCGAGCAGCAGATCCTCTTCAAGTCGTCCCGGGAGCAGGGCTACTTCTGCTTCCGTATACCGGCCGTCGTGAAGTCCGTGCACGGCACCCTCCTCGCGTTCGCCGAGGGCCGGCGGCACGACTGCGGTGACGCGGGCGATATCGACCTCGTCCTCAAGCGTTCCGCCGACGGCGGCCGGACCTGGGGCCCGCTCCAGGTCGTCAACCACGGCAACGGCGACACCCACGGCAATCCGGCGCCCCTCGTGGACCACCGCACCGGCCGGATCGTGCTCGCCGAGACCTACAACAAGGGCCGCGCCGACGGCCTCAGCTGCGAGGTCCCCTGCGACCGCACCCCGCACCTCCAGTACAGCGACGACGACGGCGCCACCTGGTCCGCGCCCCGGGACCTGACCGCCGCCGTCCGTCCCCCGCAGTGGAATTCCTGGTACGCCACCGGGCCCCTGCACGGCATCCAGCTCACCCGCGGACGGCACGCGGGCCGGCTGGTGTTCGGCATCAACTCCGAGAGCTACGCGGACCACCGGGTCACCGCCAACCACGCCGCGCTGGTCCACAGCGACGACGGCGGCGCCACCTGGAAGGTCGGCGCGCTGGACACCTGGCCCGTCGCCGCGGACGGCACCTTCCGTCAAAAACCCTCGGAGATGGCGCTCCTGGAACGCTCCGACGGCTCGGTCTACGTCAACGGGCGGGAACAGGACGGCACCGATCTGGGACACCGCACCGCGGCGGTCAGCCGTGACGGCGGCAACTCCTTCGCCGCCCCGTTCCGCGCCCTCCCCGACCTCTACACCCCGATGGTGCAGGGCTCGGCGCTCCGGCTGCCGCACCCGCACGCCGGCCGCAGCCGCACCCTGTTCGCGGCGCCCGCCGATCCCGACCGGCGCCGGACCATGACCATCCGCTCCTCCTGGGACGAGGGCCGCACCTGGGAGAGCGTCGACCGGGGTGCCCGGGTGACCACCGACTGGTCCGGCTACTCGGACCTGGTCGCCGTCTCCGACGACGTCACGGGCCTGATGTACGAGGGCGGCGCGGTCGACGCCCGCGACGAGATCCGCTTCGCCCGCTTCACCGAGGACTGGCTCGGTCCGCGCCGCGGCCCGGACCCCGCGACGGGCGACGCCGCCCCGGGCGCCCGGCCAGCCGTCGTCCTGGGCGGCGCCCGGACCACCGGCGGCCGCTTCGGTCAGGCGCTGTCCTTCGACGGCTCCGACGATGCGGTACGTCTCCCCTACCGCGGCTCCCTCCCGCTCGGCACCCGTGACTTCACCTGCAGCCTGTGGCTCCGTTACGACGCCACCACCGGCGAACAGCCGCTGTTGTGGATGGGCGGGGTGGGCAGCAAGTCGCCGCAGGTCGCGGTGGAGGGCGACCCCGGCCACCACCGGATCGTCGCCCGGGTAACCGCCGTCGACGGCCCCGCCCCGGCCGCCACCGCCCAGGCCGTGACCCACGACGCGTACAACGACGGGAACTGGCACCAACTGGCGCTGCGCCGCACGGGTGGCCGACTGCTGCTCACCGTGGACGGCGGGGAGACCACCGTCGTCCCCGATGTGCCGGGGTCGGTCAGCCGTGGCTCGGTCTTCGGTGTGCATCTGGGCCAGCGGCCCGACGGCCGCGCCCAGTTCACCGGCGCGCTGGACGAAGTGCGTGTCTACCGGCGGGCCCTGACCGACGCCGAACTGTCTCGCGTACGCGGCGCCAACGCCCCGGTGGGCGGTCCGCTCGTCCTGGGGCTGTCGCTGGACCGGGTGCGCGGGACCGCGAGGAGCTGA
- a CDS encoding aldo/keto reductase, with product MSKVPSITLNNGVAMPQLGLGVWQVEDDQAFTAVGQALEAGYRSIDTAAIYGNEEGTGKALAASGIARDELFVTTKLWNADQGHDSTLRAFDASLTKLGLDYVDLYLIHWPLPSKDRYVETYRALEKIQAEGRAKAIGVSNFLPAHLERLLGETSVVPAVNQIELHPQFPQAESRAFHARHNIVTEAWSPLGQGKGLLEDPAIATLAAKHGKTPAQVVLRWHLQLGNVVIPKSVTPSRIAENIDVFDFELDDADLAALAGLDTGKRIGPDPVTFDVA from the coding sequence GTGAGCAAGGTTCCCTCCATCACGCTCAACAACGGCGTAGCGATGCCGCAGCTCGGCTTGGGCGTCTGGCAGGTCGAGGACGACCAGGCGTTCACCGCCGTCGGCCAGGCCCTGGAAGCCGGATACCGCAGCATCGACACCGCGGCGATCTACGGCAACGAAGAGGGCACGGGCAAGGCACTCGCCGCTTCCGGAATCGCCCGTGACGAACTGTTCGTCACGACCAAGCTCTGGAACGCCGACCAGGGCCACGACTCCACGCTGCGCGCCTTCGACGCCTCCCTCACCAAGCTCGGTCTCGATTATGTGGATCTCTACCTGATCCACTGGCCGCTCCCGTCGAAGGACCGCTACGTCGAGACGTACCGCGCCCTGGAGAAGATTCAGGCGGAGGGCCGCGCCAAGGCCATCGGCGTCTCGAACTTCCTGCCCGCACACCTGGAGCGACTGCTGGGCGAGACCTCCGTGGTCCCGGCCGTCAACCAGATCGAGCTGCACCCGCAGTTCCCGCAGGCCGAGTCCCGCGCCTTCCACGCCCGGCACAACATCGTGACCGAGGCCTGGTCGCCGCTCGGCCAGGGCAAGGGCCTCCTGGAGGACCCGGCGATCGCCACGCTCGCCGCCAAGCACGGCAAGACCCCCGCTCAGGTGGTCCTGCGCTGGCACCTCCAGCTCGGCAATGTCGTCATCCCGAAGTCCGTCACCCCTTCGCGCATCGCCGAGAACATCGACGTCTTCGACTTCGAGCTGGACGACGCGGACCTCGCCGCCCTCGCCGGCCTGGACACCGGCAAGCGGATCGGCCCGGACCCGGTCACCTTCGACGTGGCCTGA
- a CDS encoding VOC family protein, with amino-acid sequence MPEVTSPYQPGTPCWIDLAAPDQQAAIDFYSEVFGWTGEIGPAETGGYAVCTLNGKPVAGIMAAVPMGGQPAPPTVWTTYLSAADADAASEAVNQAGGTLLMPVTDVMTLGRMCIAAEPTGAVFGIWQPKDFPGAGVVNEPGALIWNELNTTDPSAAATFHKAALGIDSAPMEGAENYYALTVNDRPVGGMQPMSEQMPSGTPSHWLVYFAVTDTDGTVDKITAAGGAALQQPFDMVAGRMAVVADPQGATFAVISPKPMHQG; translated from the coding sequence ATGCCTGAAGTCACCTCTCCCTACCAGCCCGGGACGCCCTGCTGGATCGATCTCGCGGCCCCCGACCAGCAAGCCGCCATCGACTTCTACTCCGAGGTCTTCGGGTGGACCGGAGAGATCGGGCCCGCGGAGACCGGGGGTTATGCCGTCTGCACGCTGAACGGCAAGCCGGTGGCCGGAATCATGGCCGCCGTCCCGATGGGCGGTCAGCCCGCGCCGCCGACGGTGTGGACCACCTACCTGTCGGCCGCCGACGCGGACGCCGCCTCCGAAGCGGTGAACCAGGCCGGTGGCACGCTCCTGATGCCGGTCACGGACGTGATGACGCTCGGCCGGATGTGTATCGCGGCCGAGCCCACCGGAGCGGTGTTCGGTATCTGGCAGCCCAAGGACTTCCCCGGCGCCGGCGTCGTCAACGAACCGGGCGCACTGATCTGGAACGAGCTCAACACCACCGACCCGTCCGCCGCCGCCACGTTCCACAAGGCGGCCCTCGGTATCGACAGCGCCCCCATGGAGGGCGCCGAGAACTACTACGCCCTGACGGTGAACGACCGGCCGGTGGGCGGTATGCAGCCGATGTCCGAACAGATGCCGTCCGGCACTCCCTCGCACTGGCTGGTGTACTTCGCGGTGACGGACACCGACGGCACGGTCGACAAGATCACCGCGGCCGGCGGCGCGGCGCTGCAGCAGCCCTTCGACATGGTCGCCGGCCGGATGGCCGTGGTGGCCGATCCGCAGGGCGCGACCTTCGCCGTGATCAGCCCGAAGCCGATGCATCAGGGCTGA